From Thermotoga sp. Ku-13t, the proteins below share one genomic window:
- a CDS encoding CBS domain-containing protein, giving the protein MFVKDIMTTNVITISPETTFQEAMEIIRSRGIRRLPVVKNDRVVGIVAEKDLLKASPSQATTLDVWELTTLLGKLTVKQIMKKDVVHVHPNTPIEEAAKIMTDKKIGSLLVMEEEKLVGIITETDIFKVFINMLGAREKGYRYVFKVRNVPGILARILNLMSQCGGDIIAVSTYEKSEEEYNVVIKVKPSLDRESFERKLLEGIPNVSIIDVRQD; this is encoded by the coding sequence ATGTTCGTCAAGGATATAATGACGACGAACGTGATCACGATCTCTCCAGAAACGACGTTTCAGGAAGCGATGGAGATCATCAGAAGCAGAGGTATCAGAAGGTTGCCGGTTGTCAAGAACGATAGGGTCGTTGGAATCGTTGCAGAGAAGGATTTGCTGAAGGCTTCACCTTCGCAGGCCACCACTCTGGATGTGTGGGAACTGACCACGTTGCTGGGTAAACTCACCGTGAAGCAGATCATGAAGAAGGACGTTGTACACGTTCATCCAAACACGCCCATAGAAGAAGCAGCGAAGATCATGACGGACAAAAAGATCGGTTCTCTTCTAGTGATGGAAGAAGAAAAGCTGGTCGGAATAATAACCGAAACCGACATATTCAAAGTGTTCATCAACATGCTCGGTGCGCGGGAGAAAGGTTACAGGTACGTCTTCAAGGTGAGAAACGTTCCTGGGATTCTTGCAAGGATTTTGAATTTGATGTCCCAGTGCGGTGGAGACATCATCGCCGTGAGCACTTACGAAAAATCGGAGGAAGAGTACAACGTGGTGATAAAGGTGAAACCGTCTCTGGACAGAGAAAGCTTTGAGCGAAAACTCCTGGAAGGCATTCCGAACGTTTCGATCATCGACGTGAGACAAGATTGA